From Balearica regulorum gibbericeps isolate bBalReg1 chromosome 13, bBalReg1.pri, whole genome shotgun sequence, a single genomic window includes:
- the CTU2 gene encoding cytoplasmic tRNA 2-thiolation protein 2 yields the protein MCEAAGDGGGCGAGTAPERRRRVPAHSHPRPCMKCGQGSAALIIRLGDAFCRGCFREYFVHKFRAMLGKNRVIFPGEKVLLALSGGAASSAMLRQVQEGLSRETAKRLRFVPGLLYVDEGAVRGQSAAQREQSLARMETLLQATGFPYHLAHLEQALELPASILRPGPGASGKPSPSYKEAVEGFIQQQRQEGDGNGDTSLPGLGTRDTPAGPSAAPRLPPAARTQELLRLFEAVETPTAREELLQMLRTHLILQTARTRGYTKVMTGESCTRVAIKLLTNLALGRGAFLAVDTGFVDDRHGDVMVVRPMREYMAKEIAFYNHFFDVPTVIAPPLPTKRREKPSVHRLMERFLLGLQEDFPSTISTVYRTGEKLSPAPAKASSESQRCLLCLCALDIAGEEELALEPTLIMEEPEPAGNGCCQDAPAAGAESRAAFIPLLCYSCRLTFKELGPLATLPPYVRAEAQRRIRRAELEPQSQEVPPEDEEPGKS from the exons ATGTGCGAGGCGGCGGGGGACGGCGGAGGGTGCGGGGCGGGCACCGCACCGGAACGGCGCCGCCGCGTCCCGGCACACAG CCACCCGCGGCCCTGCATGAAGTGCGGGCAGGGCTCGGCCGCCCTCATCATCCGCCTCGGGGACGCCTTCTGCCG CGGCTGCTTCCGCGAGTACTTTGTGCACAAGTTCCGCGCGATGCTGGGCAAGAACCGCGTCATCTTCCCGGGAGAGAAG GTGCTGCTGGCGCTGTCGGGGGGGGCAGCCTCCAGCGCCATGCTCCGACAGGTCCAGGAG GGGCTCAGCCGGGAGACGGCCAAGAGGCTCCGCTTCGTCCCCGGCCTCCTCTACGTTGATG AGGGAGCGGTGCGCGGGCAGAGCGCGGCACAGCgggagcagagcctggcccGCATGGAGACCCTGCTGCAGGCGACCGGCTTCCCCTACCACCTGGCCCACCTGGAGCAG GCACTGGAGCTGCCCGCATCCATCctgcggccggggccgggggcgtCCGGCAAGCCCAGCCCCTCCTACAAGGAGGCCGTGGAGGGCTTCAtccagcagcagcggcaggagGGGGACGGGAACGGGGACACCTCGCTGCCTGGCCTTGGCACCCGGGACACACCAGCGGGACCCTCGGCTgccccccggctgccccccgccgcccgcacccaggagctgctgcGGCTCTTCGAGGCCGTGGAGACGCCGACGGCgagggaggagctgctgcagatgTTGCG GACCCACCTCATCCTGCAGACGGCCCGGACTAGGGGCTACACCAAGGTGATGACTGGCGAGAGCTGCACCCGTGTGGCCATCAAGCTCCTCACCAACCTGGCGCTGGGTCGCGGCGCCTTCCTCGCCGTCGACACG GGCTTTGTGGACGACCGCCACGGCGACGTGATGGTGGTGCGTCCCATGCGGGAGTACATGGCCAAGGAGATCGCCTTCTACAACCACTTCTTCGACGTCCCCACCGTCATCGCGCCGCCCCTGCCCACCAAG CGCCGGGAGAAGCCCAGCGTCCACCGCCTGATGGAGCGCTtcctcctggggctgcaggaggatttCCCCTCCACCATCAGCACCGTTTACCG GACGGGCGAGAAGCTGAGCCCGGCCCCGGCCAAGGCGAGCAGCGAGTCCCAgcgctgcctgctctgcctctgcGCCCTCGACATCGCCGGGG AGGAGGAGTTGGCCCTGGAGCCCACGCTGATCATGGAGGAGCCAGAGCCGGCGGGGAACGGGTGCTGCCAGGACGCCCCGGCAGCGGG ggctgagagcagagctgccttcaTCCCGTTGCTGTGCTACAGCTGCCGCCTCACCTTCAAGGAGCTG GGCCCCCTCGCCACGCTGCCGCCCTACGTGCGTGCCGAGGCTCAGCGCCGGATCCGCAG agcagagctggagccgCAGAGCCAGGAGGTCCCGCCAGAGGACGAGGAGCCCGGCAAGAGCTGA
- the RNF166 gene encoding E3 ubiquitin-protein ligase RNF166 isoform X1 codes for MTQRRAVTSVPRHSPRPVPPPPAAMFRSLLVAAAQRPQAPGGSPRPPPAPGPAAEALEAQFSCPICLEVFHRAVGIAGCGHTFCGECLQPCLQVPSPLCPLCRMPFDPKKVEKASSVEKQLSSYKAPCRGCSKKVTLAKMRSHVSSCAKVQEQMANCPKFVPVVPTSQPIPSNIPNRSTFVCPYCGARNLDQQELVKHCMENHRNDPNKVVCPVCSAMPWGDPSYKSANFLQHLLHRHKFSYDTFVDYNIDEEAALQAALALSLSEN; via the exons ATGACGCAACGGCGCGCGGTGACGTCAGTGCCTCGTCATtccccccgtcccgtcccccccccccccgccgccatgTTCCGCAGCCTGCTGGTGGCGGCGGCGCAGCGGCCCCAGGCCCCGGGCGGAtccccccggccgccgccggcccccggccccgccgctgaGGCGCTGGAGGCGCAGTTcagctgccccatctgcctgGAGGTTTTCCACCGCGCCGTCGGCATCGCGGGCTGCGGACACAC GTTTTGCGGGGAGTGCTTGCAGCCCTGCCTCCAAGTGCCATCCCCGCTCTGCCCGCTCTGCCGCATGCCCTTCGACCCCAAGAAGGTGGAGAAGGCTTCCAGCGTGGAGAAACAGCTTTCATCCTACAAGGCTccctgcagaggctgcagcaagAAG GTGACCCTCGCGAAAATGCGCTCTCACGTCTCGTCCTGCGCGaaggtgcaggagcagatgGCCAACTGCCCCAAGTTTGTTCCAGTTGTCCCTACGTCCCAGCCTATCCCCAG CAATATTCCCAATCGCTCGACGTTCGTGTGCCCGTACTGTGGGGCCCGGAACCTGGACCAGCAGGAGCTGGTGAAACACTGCATGGAGAACCACCGCAACGACCCAAATAAAGTG GTGTGCCCGGTCTGCTCAGCCATGCCCTGGGGGGACCCCAGCTACAAAAGCGCCAACTTCCTCCAGCACCTCCTCCACAGGCACAAGTTCTCCTACGACACCTTCGTG gacTATAACATTGACGAGGAGGCAGCGTTGCAGGCTGCCCTGGCTCTGTCGCTCTCCGAGAACTGA
- the RNF166 gene encoding E3 ubiquitin-protein ligase RNF166 isoform X2, whose translation MRFCGECLQPCLQVPSPLCPLCRMPFDPKKVEKASSVEKQLSSYKAPCRGCSKKVTLAKMRSHVSSCAKVQEQMANCPKFVPVVPTSQPIPSNIPNRSTFVCPYCGARNLDQQELVKHCMENHRNDPNKVVCPVCSAMPWGDPSYKSANFLQHLLHRHKFSYDTFVDYNIDEEAALQAALALSLSEN comes from the exons ATGAG GTTTTGCGGGGAGTGCTTGCAGCCCTGCCTCCAAGTGCCATCCCCGCTCTGCCCGCTCTGCCGCATGCCCTTCGACCCCAAGAAGGTGGAGAAGGCTTCCAGCGTGGAGAAACAGCTTTCATCCTACAAGGCTccctgcagaggctgcagcaagAAG GTGACCCTCGCGAAAATGCGCTCTCACGTCTCGTCCTGCGCGaaggtgcaggagcagatgGCCAACTGCCCCAAGTTTGTTCCAGTTGTCCCTACGTCCCAGCCTATCCCCAG CAATATTCCCAATCGCTCGACGTTCGTGTGCCCGTACTGTGGGGCCCGGAACCTGGACCAGCAGGAGCTGGTGAAACACTGCATGGAGAACCACCGCAACGACCCAAATAAAGTG GTGTGCCCGGTCTGCTCAGCCATGCCCTGGGGGGACCCCAGCTACAAAAGCGCCAACTTCCTCCAGCACCTCCTCCACAGGCACAAGTTCTCCTACGACACCTTCGTG gacTATAACATTGACGAGGAGGCAGCGTTGCAGGCTGCCCTGGCTCTGTCGCTCTCCGAGAACTGA
- the RNF166 gene encoding E3 ubiquitin-protein ligase RNF166 isoform X3 → MRSHVSSCAKVQEQMANCPKFVPVVPTSQPIPSNIPNRSTFVCPYCGARNLDQQELVKHCMENHRNDPNKVVCPVCSAMPWGDPSYKSANFLQHLLHRHKFSYDTFVDYNIDEEAALQAALALSLSEN, encoded by the exons ATGCGCTCTCACGTCTCGTCCTGCGCGaaggtgcaggagcagatgGCCAACTGCCCCAAGTTTGTTCCAGTTGTCCCTACGTCCCAGCCTATCCCCAG CAATATTCCCAATCGCTCGACGTTCGTGTGCCCGTACTGTGGGGCCCGGAACCTGGACCAGCAGGAGCTGGTGAAACACTGCATGGAGAACCACCGCAACGACCCAAATAAAGTG GTGTGCCCGGTCTGCTCAGCCATGCCCTGGGGGGACCCCAGCTACAAAAGCGCCAACTTCCTCCAGCACCTCCTCCACAGGCACAAGTTCTCCTACGACACCTTCGTG gacTATAACATTGACGAGGAGGCAGCGTTGCAGGCTGCCCTGGCTCTGTCGCTCTCCGAGAACTGA
- the SNAI3 gene encoding zinc finger protein SNAI3 yields MPRSFLVKKPSSTRIPNYGQLDTRARELNGSSDCGGPLVPVCHQPPTPPASPRPPDRCCLLTFFSPPLPPDAKAPPIPAGTHSPGTPLKDTQTLNLPPRRRSFSCRHCTRAYASLGALKMHIRTHTLPCLCRLCGKAFSRPWLLQGHIRTHTGEKPYACPHCSRAFADRSNLRAHLQTHSNVKKYRCRACARTFSRVSLLARHQEGGCCGTS; encoded by the exons ATGCCCCGCTCCTTCCTGGTGAAGAAGCCCTCCAGCACCCGCATCCCCAACTACGGCCAGCTCGACACCCGCGCTCGCG AGCTCAACGGCTCCTCTGACTGCGGGGGGCCGCTCGTCCCCGTCTGCCACCagccccccacaccccccgctTCCCCTCGCCCGCCGGACCGCTGCTGCCTCCTCACCTTCTTctcccccccgctgccccccgaCGCCAAGGCTCCCCCCATCCCAGCGGGTACCCACAGCCCGGGCACCCCCCTGAAGGACACCCAGACCCTCAACCTGCCCCCGCGGCGGCGGAGCTTCAGCTGCCGGCACTGCACCCGGGCGTACGCCAGCCTGGGCGCCCTGAAGATGCACATCCGTACCcacaccctgccctgcctctgccgCCTCTGCGGCAAAGCCTTCTCCCGGCCCTGGCTGCTCCAGGGACACATCCGCACCCACACAG GGGAGAAGCCCTACGCCTGCCCCCACTGCAGCCGGGCCTTCGCCGACCGCTCCAACCTCCGCGCCCACCTCCAGACCCACTCGAACGTGAAGAAGTACCGGTGCCGTGCCTGCGCCAGGACCTTCTCCCGCGTCTCGCTGCTGGCCCGGCACCAGGAGGGGGGATGCTGCGGGACGTCCTGA
- the MVD gene encoding diphosphomevalonate decarboxylase — protein MAEERALAMVTCTAPVNIAVIKYWGKRDNDLILPINSSLSVTLHQDQLKTTTTAAASRDFAEDRLWLNGEEADVGHPRLQACLREVRRLARKRRGGSADDTAPLSLSYKIHIATENNFPTAAGLASSAAGYACLVSALARLYGVEGELSEVARRGSGSACRSMWGGFVQWQRGERPDGRDSLAHQVAPETHWPELRVLVLVVSGEKKQVGSTAGMQTSVDTSPLLKHRAEVVVPERLALMMRHIRERDFEGFGQLTMQDSNQFHATCLDTFPPIFYLNDLSRHIIALAHRFNTHHGCTKVAYTFDAGPNAVVFTLADTVAEFVEVVRRSFPPATNGDQFVRGLPVGSASLPEELLAAVVTEPVPGAVRYILHTKPGPGPQLVDDPSQHLLGADGLPRRRA, from the exons ATGGCGGAGGAGCGGGCGCTCGCCATGGTCACCTGCACGGCCCCCGTCAACATCGCCGTCATCAAGTACT GGGGCAAGCGGGACAATGACCTGATCCTGCCCATCAACTCCTCCCTGAGCGTGACGCTGCACCAGGACCAG CTGAAGACCACCACCACGGCTGCCGCCAGCCGGGACTTCGCGGAGGACCGGCTGTGGCTGAACGGGGAGGAGGCCGACGTGGGGCACCCCCGGCTGCAGGCCTGCCTGCGGGAGG TGCGGCGCCTGGCCCGCAAGCGCCGGGGCGGCAGCGCTGACGACACGGCCCCGCTCAGCCTCTCCTACAAAATCCACATCGCCACCGAGAACAACTTCCCCACCGCCGCCGGTTTGGCGTCCTCCGCCGCCGGCTACGCCTGCCTGG TGTCGGCGCTGGCGCGGCTGTACGGCGTGGAGGGCGAGCTGTCGGAGGTGGCGCGGCGCGGCTCGGGCAGCGCCTGCCGCAGCATGTGGGGGGGCTTCGTGCAGTGGCAGCGGGGCGAGCGGCCGGACGGCAGGGACAGCCTCGCCCACCAAGTGGCCCCCGAGACGCACTGGCCGGAGCTCAGGGTCCTCGTCCTGGTG GTCAGCGGGGAGAAGAAGCAGGTGGGCAGCACGGCGGGGATGCAGACCAGCGTGGACACCAGCCCCTTGCTGAAG CACCGGGCGGAGGTGGTGGTGCCGGAACGCCTGGCTCTGATGATGCGGCACATCCGTGAGCGGGACTTCGAGGGCTTCGGGCAGCTCACCATGCAGGACAGCAACCAGTTCCACGCCACCTGCCTCGACACCTTCCCCCCCATCTTCTACCTCAACGACCTCTCGCGGCACATCATCGCCCTGGCACACCGCTTCAACACCCACCACGGGTGCACCAAG GTAGCCTACACCTTCGACGCCGGCCCCAACGCCGTCGTCTTCACGCTGGCCGACACCGTGGCGGAGTTTGTGGAGGTGGTGAGACGCAGCTTCCCCCCCGCCACCAACGGGGACCA GTTCGTGCGGGGGCTGCCTGTCGGCTCGGCCTCGCTGCCGGAGGAGCTGCTCGCGGCAGTGGTGACGGAGCCGGTGCCGGGGGCCGTCCGGTACATCCTGCACACCAAG CCCGGCCCCGGTCCCCAGCTCGTGGAtgaccccagccagcacctCCTGGGAGCGGACGGGCTGCCGCGCCGCCGCGCCTGA
- the CYBA gene encoding cytochrome b-245 light chain — MGQIEWAMWANEQALAAGLIMLTGGIVAVAGQFKGWYFAAYAIVAGVLVCLLEYPRSKRKKGSTMERCGQKYVTAVVKVFGPLTRNYYIRAVLHAALAVPAGFLLSTILGTVCLGIASGIYLLAAVRGEEWRPIEQKPRERPHVGDTIKQPPSNPPPRPPADARKKQPAEVGGQVNPIPVEAE; from the exons ATGGGGCAGATCGAGTGGGCCATGTGGGCTAACGAGCAGGCGCTGGCGGCCGGGCTCA TCATGCTGACGGGCGGGATCGTGGCCGTGGCGGGGCAGTTCAAGGGCTGGTACTTCGCGGCGTACGCCAT CGTGGCGGGCGTCTTGGTCTGCCTGCTCGAGTACCCGAGGAGCAAGCGGAAAAAGGGCTCCACCATGGAGAGGTG TGGCCAGAAGTACGTGACGGCGGTGGTGAAGGTGTTTGGGCCCCTCACGAGGAATTACTACATCCGCGCTGTCCTGCACGCTGC CCTGGCTGTCCCCGCTGGTTTCCTCCTCTCCACCATCCTGGGCACCGTCTGCCTGGGCATCGCGAGCGGCATCTACCTGCTG GCGGCGGTGCGCGGGGAGGAGTGGAGACCCATCGAGCAGAAGCCCCGGGAGCGGCCACACGTGGGGGACACCATCAAGCAGCCGCCCAGcaaccccccgccccggccccccgccgaTGCCCGCAAGAAGCAGCCGGCGGAGGTGGGGGGGCAGGTGAACCCCATCCCCGTTGAGGCTGAGTAA
- the IL17C gene encoding interleukin-17C yields MGWLGALALLGSLALCRSLRRPGSPPHHPHVHCYSAGELRDGEAPAHLLGRSLRWDHYVPVQLVPQLERLQEATGHRRHRRHRERACPALQLHAGLHSEPNERSISPWRYRIDEDENRYPRKLAFAECLCSGCVDVKTGRETTSLNSVAIHQTMMVLRRKPCPHPSGPGLVTFEVDYIRVPVGCTCVLPRTGR; encoded by the exons ATG GGCTGGCTCGGTGCCCTGGCACTGCTGGGCTCCCTGGCGTTGTGCCGCAGCCTGCGCCGTCCCGGCAGCCCCCCGCACCATCCCCACGTCCACTGCTACAGCGCGGGCGAGCTGCGGGACGGCGAGGCCCCCGCACATCTCCTGGGCCGCAGCCTGCGCTGGGACCACTACGTGCCGGTGCAGCTGGTGCCGCAGCTGGAGCGTTTGCAGGAGGCCACCGGccaccgccgccaccgccgccaccGCGAGCGCGCCTGCCCTGCGCTGCAGCTCCACGCCGGCCTCCACAGCGAGCCCAACGAGCGCTCCATCTCCCCATGGCGCTACCG caTCGATGAGGATGAGAACCGCTACCCGCGCAAGCTGGCTTTCGCCGAGTGCCTCTGCAGCGGCTGCGTGGATGTCAAGACGGGTCGGGAGACGACGTCGCTCAACTCGGTGGCCATCCACCAGACCATGATGGTCCTACGGCGCAagccctgcccgcacccctCCGGCCCCGGCCTCGTCACCTTCGAGGTGGACTACATCAGGGTGCCGGTGGGCTGCACCTGCGTCCTGCCCCGCACCGGGCGCtga